The Candidatus Poribacteria bacterium genome window below encodes:
- the mraY gene encoding phospho-N-acetylmuramoyl-pentapeptide-transferase: protein MFYHLFFENLIEFFSPFNIFRYISFRAIYATATALLISLVLGPFMIEKLKQLRIGEHIQEEVAKAQQDTENQNKAGVPTMGGVLIIVSVLISVVFWSRLDQPYIYLMILTTLWFGGLGFLDDYSKLVKQQSLGLQGWHKIGLQTIGALVIAWYLYRWGPMEAGDVTTRTALVLPFFKDIHPSLGILFIPFATFVIVGASNAVNLTDGMDGLAIGCTLFVAGTLGIVGYMTSHSEIAEYLNIFHLPVGGEVTAIFCAALVGAGLGFLWYNGHPAQVIMGDTGSLALGATLGTVAVLIKQEFLLVIVGAIFVAEVLSVIIQVWSFRTFGRRVFKMSPIHYHFLLSGWKESKVVIRFWIVGLILVLIALSTLKLR from the coding sequence GAGTTCTTTTCACCGTTCAATATTTTTCGCTATATTAGTTTTCGCGCAATTTATGCGACAGCTACTGCTCTCCTCATTTCCCTTGTTTTGGGACCTTTTATGATAGAGAAGTTAAAGCAGCTGCGCATTGGAGAACATATTCAAGAGGAGGTCGCAAAAGCCCAACAAGATACCGAAAATCAGAACAAAGCAGGGGTGCCAACAATGGGGGGAGTCCTCATTATTGTGTCTGTTCTGATATCTGTAGTATTCTGGTCGCGTTTAGACCAACCCTATATCTACCTGATGATTTTGACGACACTATGGTTTGGTGGACTTGGATTTCTGGATGATTACAGCAAACTGGTAAAACAACAATCCTTAGGACTTCAAGGGTGGCATAAGATTGGACTTCAAACAATAGGGGCGTTGGTGATTGCTTGGTATCTTTACCGGTGGGGTCCTATGGAAGCTGGGGATGTAACAACACGGACAGCACTGGTTCTTCCATTTTTCAAAGATATCCATCCCAGTTTAGGTATCCTGTTTATCCCTTTCGCAACCTTCGTTATCGTTGGTGCTTCTAATGCAGTCAATCTCACAGATGGAATGGATGGGTTGGCAATCGGATGTACGCTGTTTGTTGCTGGAACTTTGGGCATAGTTGGGTATATGACGAGCCACAGTGAGATTGCCGAGTACTTGAACATCTTTCACCTGCCTGTGGGTGGTGAAGTTACAGCGATCTTCTGCGCAGCGTTAGTCGGTGCCGGTCTCGGGTTTTTATGGTATAACGGTCATCCAGCACAAGTGATTATGGGAGATACCGGATCGCTGGCACTTGGGGCGACGCTTGGAACGGTGGCGGTACTTATAAAACAGGAATTTTTGCTCGTAATAGTTGGTGCTATTTTCGTCGCTGAAGTGTTATCGGTAATCATCCAAGTGTGGTCATTTCGGACGTTTGGTAGACGCGTGTTCAAGATGTCTCCTATTCATTATCATTTCCTACTGTCAGGATGGAAGGAATCCAAGGTTGTCATTCGGTTCTGGATTGTAGGACTTATTTTGGTTTTGATAGCCTTAAGCACATTGAAACTTCGATAG
- the murD gene encoding UDP-N-acetylmuramoyl-L-alanine--D-glutamate ligase, protein MQLQGKRVTVFGLNRSGIAAAKLLRLYGVAVSVTDTRSHGALSAEIATLNESSELKARAANNAFVNTYDPYRTYLGGHPLECIADADFIVVSPGVPLDIPILCEARTRDLPIFAELEVSASLCPAPIVAITGTKGKSTTTLLTAAILKAGGRFPNVCVAGNIGVPLAAEVQNLTDQDIVVVEASSFQLESTVTFHPKVSVVLNLSRDHLDRHRTMSAYREAKQKISDNQTAADWIVLNDSDVSVKDFAASTAAQAVYFTDKGVPENLSFSGTFRDGSGIFAQENGTRERICELADIPLPGAHNVQNVLAAVAVGQIFGVTGDEIKNALQCFDRSHPALSHAFELVRTLDGVRFINDSKATNVAAVKAALESLVDSQVVLIMGGYDKGNDYTPLCDVVQTRVKGAVMLGEHTQQIEKTLAGATDIMKAGTMAEAVRIAYKYAVSGDVVLLSPANASFDMYTDYKARGADFKAAVDALQVLH, encoded by the coding sequence GTGCAATTACAAGGGAAGCGGGTCACGGTCTTTGGTTTGAATCGGAGCGGAATCGCTGCTGCGAAACTGCTGCGTTTGTATGGTGTCGCTGTTTCTGTTACAGATACGCGTTCCCACGGAGCATTGTCAGCGGAAATCGCTACACTCAACGAGTCCTCGGAACTGAAAGCGCGGGCGGCTAACAATGCCTTTGTGAACACTTACGATCCGTACCGAACATATCTCGGTGGGCATCCGTTGGAATGTATTGCGGATGCAGATTTTATTGTCGTTTCTCCTGGGGTGCCGCTGGATATTCCTATTCTGTGTGAGGCGCGGACCAGAGACCTCCCGATTTTCGCGGAGTTGGAAGTTTCTGCGAGTTTGTGTCCCGCACCGATTGTTGCTATTACCGGCACGAAGGGAAAATCGACAACCACACTGCTTACGGCTGCCATACTCAAAGCGGGTGGCAGATTTCCGAACGTCTGTGTCGCAGGTAATATCGGTGTGCCGTTGGCGGCGGAGGTTCAGAACCTGACGGATCAGGATATTGTTGTGGTTGAGGCGAGCAGTTTTCAGTTGGAAAGCACCGTTACCTTTCATCCAAAAGTTAGTGTGGTGCTTAATTTATCACGCGATCACTTGGACAGGCATCGGACGATGTCGGCTTATCGTGAGGCAAAACAGAAAATCTCTGATAATCAGACGGCTGCGGACTGGATAGTTCTCAATGATTCGGATGTATCTGTCAAGGATTTTGCAGCATCAACAGCGGCACAAGCCGTTTATTTTACAGACAAAGGTGTTCCTGAGAATTTGTCGTTTTCAGGAACGTTTAGAGATGGTTCAGGGATTTTCGCTCAGGAGAATGGGACACGCGAGAGAATATGTGAGCTTGCGGATATTCCGCTTCCCGGCGCACACAATGTGCAAAATGTTCTCGCCGCTGTTGCTGTGGGACAGATTTTTGGTGTAACAGGGGATGAAATTAAAAACGCACTTCAGTGCTTCGACCGATCGCATCCTGCCTTATCCCACGCTTTTGAGTTAGTTCGGACTTTAGACGGGGTCCGTTTCATAAACGATTCAAAGGCGACAAACGTGGCAGCGGTCAAAGCAGCACTCGAATCGTTAGTGGATTCTCAGGTTGTGTTGATAATGGGCGGGTATGACAAAGGCAACGATTATACGCCTCTGTGTGACGTTGTTCAAACAAGGGTCAAAGGGGCAGTCATGCTCGGTGAACATACCCAACAGATTGAAAAGACGCTTGCTGGTGCAACCGATATAATGAAAGCAGGAACAATGGCAGAGGCAGTGCGGATCGCCTACAAATATGCGGTATCCGGTGATGTTGTTCTGTTATCGCCTGCAAATGCGAGTTTTGATATGTACACCGATTATAAAGCGCGAGGTGCTGACTTTAAGGCGGCAGTTGATGCGCTTCAAGTGCTTCATTAG